From the Brevibacillus choshinensis genome, one window contains:
- a CDS encoding TrkH family potassium uptake protein translates to MIRKIVEKLHLDPPKTLVLGFALIILIGATLLTLPSATMDGMGLPWIDALFTATSATCVTGLVVVDTGSTFTVFGQIVILSLIQIGGLGFMTFATFFALIMRKKISLRERLILQESLNQMTIEGVVRLAKMILIFTALAELIGGILLSIRFAFDFPLGKAIYFGFFHAISNFNNAGFDLMGDFASLTRYVDDPVVTLVVCSLIILGGIGFMVVSEVYDYRHTHRLSLHTKVVLSTTALLVVMGTVLIFLLEYTNPKTLQPLSMLGKILGSFYQSVTARTAGSNTLSIGDMHQSSLFLIILLMFIGASPGSTGGGIKTTTFATLVGAVIAQIKGKEDVIFFRQRILPHMIYKSLTVTMIGLFIVILITMALSITEPGAQFQMILFEVTSAFATTGLSMGLTPELSSLGKSLIVLTMFAGRVGPLTIAFALAQRRQKEYYRYPKGKITIG, encoded by the coding sequence ATGATTCGTAAAATCGTCGAAAAGCTTCATCTCGATCCTCCCAAAACGCTGGTGCTTGGTTTTGCTTTGATTATCTTAATTGGGGCCACTCTCTTGACCTTACCCTCCGCTACAATGGATGGGATGGGACTTCCTTGGATAGATGCCTTATTTACTGCAACTTCCGCTACCTGTGTGACCGGTTTGGTCGTGGTGGATACGGGAAGCACATTCACGGTATTTGGTCAGATCGTCATTTTATCGCTCATCCAAATCGGTGGTCTCGGATTCATGACGTTCGCCACTTTTTTTGCTCTGATCATGCGGAAAAAGATCTCACTGCGCGAACGACTGATCCTGCAGGAATCGTTGAATCAGATGACGATTGAAGGCGTCGTTCGCCTTGCTAAAATGATCTTGATTTTTACGGCGCTAGCTGAGTTAATCGGCGGCATTCTGTTGTCCATCCGTTTTGCTTTTGATTTTCCATTGGGGAAGGCGATCTATTTCGGCTTTTTCCATGCCATCTCCAACTTCAATAACGCCGGATTTGACTTGATGGGTGATTTCGCCAGTCTGACCAGATACGTGGATGATCCCGTCGTCACGCTCGTCGTCTGTTCCTTGATTATCCTAGGCGGGATCGGCTTTATGGTGGTGAGCGAAGTTTATGATTACCGGCATACTCATCGGCTATCTCTGCATACCAAAGTAGTACTGTCTACTACAGCTCTGTTGGTGGTAATGGGGACCGTGCTCATTTTCTTGCTGGAATACACGAATCCCAAGACGCTGCAGCCGTTATCGATGCTCGGCAAAATACTCGGCTCATTCTATCAATCCGTGACGGCACGGACGGCCGGCTCCAATACGCTCAGCATCGGTGATATGCATCAGTCTTCCTTGTTCCTGATTATCCTGTTGATGTTTATCGGTGCCTCTCCCGGATCGACCGGGGGTGGGATCAAGACCACGACATTTGCTACCCTGGTCGGCGCAGTCATCGCGCAAATAAAAGGCAAGGAAGATGTCATTTTCTTCCGCCAACGTATTTTGCCACACATGATTTACAAGTCTTTGACCGTCACCATGATCGGACTTTTCATTGTGATTCTCATAACCATGGCGCTCTCTATCACAGAGCCGGGTGCCCAGTTTCAAATGATTCTGTTTGAAGTCACCTCGGCCTTTGCCACGACCGGATTATCCATGGGTCTGACACCGGAGCTGTCATCGTTAGGGAAATCTTTAATTGTGCTTACGATGTTCGCAGGGAGGGTAGGTCCCTTGACCATCGCCTTTGCTTTGGCCCAGCGAAGACAAAAGGAATACTACCGCTACCCGAAAGGAAAGATAACGATCGGGTAA
- a CDS encoding aminotransferase-like domain-containing protein — protein sequence MANRPFFAFHFHKQAHTPMYVQLAEQLQTAILRGAFLVDGQQLISLRDMKTVSGCSLETVKKAYDHLAEEGWLEAVHGKGYYLTQRAKEARLENRLPLTDIPIASLADSSPRPGEELVKRLRGAFYDSLTVLDEPSAQKKVRRAHAAKVFADHLSRRGLPHSPERILSFNRSTSGFAFLAQRVMNPRDVVYVEEYSYPVFLRLLSQCGITVRPIRMDDEGISIEALDAEQEHYPANWLLINPHYHFPTGISYSHERKEALLAWAAQKNVRLVENDHYGDLWFSAPSSPLYQMAIDAQSSVQVYYLHSLSKTLARDLQLGVLMLPADLNEEDLERYRQIVSMTGAEPSLLIVEAAVRLLDDPWFSEVYLADRRSLFQSRFERLWKEQHHALPAHARMYPISGGLNTWIEWGTPSSKATESEDRVIAMLLEEGLELTPGHAFRVADEPVDSVRRPAVRFPLAPMEERELKHWLYRLGAALIR from the coding sequence ATGGCAAACCGCCCTTTTTTCGCTTTTCACTTCCATAAACAAGCCCATACCCCGATGTACGTACAACTCGCGGAGCAATTACAAACGGCTATTTTACGTGGCGCTTTCCTCGTAGACGGACAGCAACTCATTTCTTTGCGAGATATGAAGACCGTCAGCGGGTGCTCCCTCGAAACGGTAAAAAAAGCTTACGATCACTTGGCCGAAGAAGGATGGCTGGAAGCTGTCCACGGCAAAGGCTATTATTTGACGCAACGTGCCAAAGAAGCACGGCTGGAAAATCGGCTACCTCTCACCGATATTCCGATCGCCTCCCTGGCTGATTCTTCTCCCCGCCCTGGCGAAGAGCTGGTTAAGCGATTGCGTGGAGCCTTTTACGACAGCCTGACGGTGCTGGACGAACCTTCCGCTCAAAAGAAAGTCAGACGCGCGCATGCTGCCAAAGTATTTGCCGATCATTTGAGCCGACGAGGCCTCCCTCATTCACCAGAACGCATCCTTTCCTTTAACCGAAGCACGAGCGGCTTTGCTTTTTTAGCGCAGCGCGTCATGAATCCTCGGGATGTCGTCTACGTCGAAGAATATAGCTATCCCGTCTTTCTGCGATTGCTGAGCCAGTGCGGGATCACCGTACGCCCAATCCGGATGGATGATGAAGGGATCTCCATCGAGGCTCTCGATGCCGAACAGGAACATTACCCTGCCAATTGGCTCCTGATCAACCCTCACTATCATTTTCCTACAGGGATCAGCTATTCACACGAGCGCAAGGAAGCTCTTCTGGCATGGGCAGCACAAAAGAACGTGCGACTGGTAGAGAACGATCATTACGGTGACTTGTGGTTCTCTGCACCCAGCTCCCCTCTGTACCAAATGGCGATAGATGCGCAGAGCTCCGTACAGGTATACTACTTGCACTCCCTGTCCAAGACGCTCGCGAGGGATCTGCAGTTGGGTGTCCTGATGCTTCCTGCCGACCTGAATGAAGAAGACCTGGAGCGCTACCGTCAGATCGTCTCCATGACAGGTGCCGAGCCTTCCCTCCTGATCGTAGAAGCTGCTGTACGCCTGCTGGATGATCCATGGTTCTCCGAGGTGTACCTGGCAGACAGACGTTCCTTGTTTCAATCACGCTTTGAACGCTTGTGGAAGGAGCAACATCACGCTCTCCCTGCCCATGCCCGTATGTACCCGATTTCAGGTGGCTTGAACACTTGGATTGAATGGGGGACCCCTTCTTCTAAAGCGACAGAGAGCGAGGACAGAGTCATTGCCATGTTACTCGAGGAAGGTCTGGAACTTACTCCGGGGCATGCCTTCCGTGTCGCGGATGAGCCTGTAGATTCTGTACGCCGTCCAGCGGTCCGCTTTCCCCTGGCACCCATGGAAGAACGAGAGCTCAAGCACTGGCTGTATCGACTGGGAGCTGCTTTGATCCGATAG
- a CDS encoding MogA/MoaB family molybdenum cofactor biosynthesis protein: MSTQEHKALSPKQVTCMVITVSDTRTEETDKSGQLMKQLLEEAGHSTALYQIVRDEPTEVIAAIENGIAHAEVQVILLNGGTGISPRDNTFEAVSGLLDKEMPGFGELFRMLSYTEDIGSAAMLSRAIAGTRSGKMIFSTPGSTGAVRLAMNKLIVPELGHVVRELNR, from the coding sequence ATGAGTACGCAAGAACATAAAGCCTTGTCGCCAAAACAAGTTACGTGCATGGTGATCACGGTATCCGATACGAGAACCGAAGAAACGGATAAAAGCGGCCAGCTCATGAAGCAATTGCTGGAAGAAGCGGGACATTCCACAGCGCTGTACCAGATCGTGCGGGACGAGCCTACGGAGGTCATTGCGGCGATCGAGAACGGTATCGCTCATGCAGAGGTCCAAGTCATATTGCTAAACGGTGGAACAGGTATATCTCCACGCGATAATACCTTTGAAGCGGTGTCCGGATTGCTGGACAAAGAGATGCCTGGATTCGGCGAGCTATTTCGCATGTTAAGCTATACAGAAGACATTGGCTCTGCCGCCATGCTGAGCCGCGCCATTGCCGGGACGCGGAGTGGCAAAATGATCTTCTCAACACCTGGATCGACGGGAGCTGTCCGGTTGGCTATGAACAAGCTGATCGTCCCAGAGCTAGGACACGTGGTACGCGAACTGAACCGATGA
- a CDS encoding B12-binding domain-containing radical SAM protein, with protein MNILLSTLNAKFIHSSLALRYLRSYAGASFPTIELVEYTINDITLNIVADIYKRKPDVVAFSCYIWNIRETLDVIRNLKKVCPDVPVILGGPEVTYDADHWMKKHPEIDVIAIGEGEQTFLELLQVYQEALETKQPPRLREVAGIAYRDGEYVRFSMPRAQIEEMDSIPSPYQDHLDELNNRVVYFEASRGCPFKCQYCLSSIEDGVRYFSLERVKEELLRLINHGVKTVKFVDRTFNINKKYALEIFQFLIDNHNGTVFQFEITADILRADVLDFLTENAPPGVFRFEIGVQSTNDETNRLVQRIQRFDRLSRTVTQIKNSGKIDQHLDLIAGLPEEDYQSFRKTFNDVFALRPEELQLGFLKMLRGTGVRARAADHGYVYMDESPYEILGNNVLSFGDMQKIKRVEDVLEKYWNAHRMDHTLEWMLEQVFESPFDFFQSFGDFWENQGWSRIGHQLEDLFTRLQSFLHTQQVERLDHVMSLMKFDFLHNQKHRPRRLWWEDVMDKQEMQGAFAAVYEQREQLREDFARHASVEKDYFKHTLTAKVSFDIETWLKTGDVIEGNYTLVVYYPYKEGEQNDFTIVNQLPVASA; from the coding sequence ATGAATATATTGTTGTCCACATTAAATGCGAAATTTATCCATTCATCCCTGGCCTTGCGCTATTTGCGCAGCTATGCCGGGGCGTCCTTCCCGACTATTGAGCTCGTCGAATACACGATTAATGACATCACTTTAAATATTGTTGCCGACATATACAAGCGCAAGCCAGACGTCGTGGCATTTTCCTGTTATATCTGGAATATCCGCGAGACCCTTGACGTTATTCGCAACCTGAAAAAAGTATGCCCGGATGTGCCCGTCATTTTGGGTGGACCGGAAGTGACCTATGATGCTGATCATTGGATGAAAAAGCATCCGGAGATCGACGTCATCGCGATTGGGGAAGGGGAGCAGACCTTTCTGGAGCTGCTGCAAGTCTATCAGGAGGCACTCGAGACAAAGCAACCACCTCGTTTGCGTGAGGTAGCCGGGATTGCGTACCGCGATGGAGAGTACGTGCGTTTCTCCATGCCGCGCGCACAGATCGAGGAGATGGACTCCATTCCGTCTCCATACCAGGATCATCTGGATGAGCTGAACAACCGTGTCGTTTACTTCGAGGCTTCCAGAGGCTGTCCGTTCAAGTGTCAATATTGCCTGTCCTCCATTGAAGATGGGGTCCGCTACTTTAGCCTGGAACGGGTAAAGGAAGAGTTGCTCCGCTTGATCAATCACGGGGTTAAGACTGTCAAATTCGTAGACCGTACGTTCAATATCAATAAAAAATATGCGCTGGAGATCTTTCAGTTTTTGATCGACAACCACAATGGAACCGTATTCCAATTTGAAATCACGGCCGATATTTTGCGTGCAGACGTGCTAGACTTCCTGACCGAAAATGCGCCACCGGGAGTTTTCCGTTTTGAGATCGGCGTACAGTCCACAAACGATGAAACCAATCGACTCGTTCAGCGTATTCAGCGCTTTGACCGCTTGTCACGCACGGTTACTCAGATCAAAAACTCAGGCAAAATCGATCAGCATTTGGACTTGATTGCAGGTCTTCCAGAAGAAGACTATCAGTCCTTCCGCAAGACGTTTAATGACGTTTTTGCGTTGCGCCCTGAAGAGCTGCAGCTGGGCTTTTTGAAAATGCTGCGGGGGACAGGTGTACGTGCGCGCGCAGCGGATCATGGGTACGTCTACATGGACGAATCGCCATATGAAATTCTCGGTAATAACGTGCTTTCCTTTGGTGACATGCAAAAAATCAAGCGTGTCGAGGATGTTCTCGAGAAGTACTGGAATGCCCACCGGATGGATCATACGCTGGAGTGGATGCTGGAGCAGGTATTTGAATCGCCGTTTGATTTCTTCCAGTCGTTTGGCGACTTCTGGGAAAATCAAGGCTGGAGCCGTATCGGTCATCAGCTGGAAGATTTGTTCACGCGTCTGCAAAGCTTTTTGCACACCCAACAGGTGGAGCGTCTCGATCACGTCATGAGCTTGATGAAGTTCGATTTTCTGCACAATCAGAAGCATCGCCCGAGAAGACTCTGGTGGGAAGATGTCATGGACAAACAAGAGATGCAAGGGGCGTTTGCGGCAGTCTACGAACAACGCGAGCAACTGCGTGAAGACTTTGCCCGCCATGCATCTGTGGAAAAAGATTACTTTAAGCATACGCTAACAGCAAAGGTGAGCTTTGATATTGAGACTTGGCTCAAAACGGGCGACGTCATCGAAGGCAACTATACGCTGGTCGTCTACTATCCGTACAAGGAAGGCGAGCAAAACGACTTTACCATCGTCAACCAACTGCCTGTAGCCAGCGCATAA
- a CDS encoding DNA alkylation repair protein, with amino-acid sequence MKNQFPFLGIKSPLRRELGKRLFREQGIPEDWDVVVRELWSLPEREYQYIALDLLEKVKKRFTPEHLELAEELITTKSWWDTVDYLASHTVGTLLRLYPTLILTSNERWLEGSNMWLQRTALLFQLSYKDKTNQELLFNNIRFCVGSKEFFIQKAIGWSLREYTKTNPDAVRHFVEMTSMANLSRREALKHL; translated from the coding sequence ATGAAGAACCAGTTTCCGTTTTTGGGGATCAAATCCCCTTTGCGCAGAGAGCTGGGCAAGCGTTTGTTTCGAGAACAGGGAATCCCGGAGGACTGGGACGTTGTCGTTCGAGAGCTATGGTCACTGCCTGAGCGTGAATACCAGTACATCGCGCTCGATTTACTGGAAAAAGTGAAAAAACGGTTCACTCCCGAGCATCTGGAGTTGGCGGAAGAACTGATTACGACGAAATCTTGGTGGGATACGGTCGATTATTTGGCCTCACATACGGTTGGTACATTGCTTCGACTCTATCCCACTCTGATTCTCACTAGTAACGAGCGCTGGCTGGAAGGCTCGAATATGTGGTTGCAGCGAACGGCTCTCTTGTTCCAGCTATCTTACAAGGACAAGACAAATCAAGAGCTTCTTTTCAATAACATTCGATTTTGTGTGGGATCCAAGGAATTTTTCATCCAAAAAGCGATAGGCTGGTCATTAAGGGAGTATACCAAGACCAACCCCGATGCTGTGCGTCACTTTGTGGAGATGACATCGATGGCAAACCTCAGCCGCAGAGAGGCGCTCAAGCATTTATAG
- a CDS encoding DedA family protein, which translates to MEINLLMSIIEQYGYLAIFFLLWLGIVGLPIPDELVVATGGFLVSIGLLNPVYSFLAGYLGVASGLTIGFLLGKYFGKPILQWLSKSEKMRHAVERSTELLRKYGTSALCISYLLPVVRHVVPYLVAMGGMTYRRYALLSYPIGLVWTIAFYMLGYVFGNHVEDIVAMIRKYGFYTLLTLVVLIVIGFLVRKYVLSNRAYRAKGD; encoded by the coding sequence ATGGAAATCAACCTGCTGATGTCAATCATAGAGCAATACGGTTACCTGGCCATTTTCTTTCTGCTCTGGCTGGGAATCGTAGGATTGCCAATTCCTGACGAGTTGGTCGTAGCGACGGGAGGATTCTTGGTCTCGATTGGCCTCTTAAACCCGGTGTACTCTTTTTTGGCAGGGTATCTGGGTGTGGCCTCCGGATTGACGATAGGCTTTTTACTTGGAAAGTATTTTGGCAAGCCCATTTTGCAGTGGCTTTCGAAAAGCGAGAAGATGCGGCATGCCGTCGAACGATCGACAGAGCTTTTGCGGAAGTATGGCACCTCGGCGCTTTGTATCAGTTACTTGTTACCAGTCGTTCGCCATGTCGTACCGTATTTGGTAGCGATGGGTGGTATGACATATCGCCGCTATGCCCTCTTGTCCTACCCAATCGGACTGGTGTGGACGATTGCCTTTTACATGCTGGGGTACGTTTTTGGGAATCACGTCGAAGACATCGTGGCTATGATTCGGAAGTATGGCTTTTATACGTTGCTCACGCTAGTTGTATTGATCGTGATCGGGTTTCTCGTGCGCAAGTATGTGCTGAGCAATCGCGCGTATCGGGCAAAAGGAGATTAA
- a CDS encoding DUF1294 domain-containing protein: protein MFHRQLEAHKRNRNLILVVGWAMMIVGYVTPMLWMAGVGGLLLNGYAYYLMATDKRLAPKRGFRIPEASLLLTAILGGGIGALAGMLTYRHKTKHISFMIVVPVFCILQLFLLLQAIGQ from the coding sequence ATGTTTCATCGTCAATTGGAAGCTCATAAGCGCAACCGCAATCTAATTCTCGTCGTGGGGTGGGCAATGATGATCGTGGGCTATGTCACCCCCATGCTGTGGATGGCAGGAGTAGGCGGTTTGCTCTTGAACGGGTATGCGTACTATTTGATGGCGACGGATAAACGTTTGGCTCCCAAACGAGGCTTTCGAATTCCTGAAGCGAGCCTGCTGCTCACGGCTATTTTGGGTGGGGGGATCGGAGCCTTGGCAGGAATGCTGACCTATCGCCACAAGACCAAGCATATCTCGTTCATGATTGTCGTTCCTGTGTTCTGTATCTTGCAACTGTTCCTGCTGTTGCAAGCTATTGGTCAGTAG
- a CDS encoding spore germination protein — protein MSQFWKAWQKRKDTLQANTLQKHADKSMESVSDLQLTTDVEENVSLIQFQLGKCDDLVVRRFQNKEGKDCVLVFLDGMVDRNVISQFIIAYMTTADMTYEGPATNELEATDRLRQVVRNILSGTAVLMINGKCQAYLNNTRGWDRRGVEEPQTESVVRGPRDGFSETLCVNSALIRFRLKDPNLRVRHMVVGQRTQTDIYVMYIEGLAHPPMIEEIISRIEKVNVDSVLESGYIEQMIQDRRWSPFPQIQNTERPDKVVANLLEGKAGILVDGTPFGLIAPAVFSQFYQSPEDYYERFYIATLIRFIRIISISIALLLPSLYIAFSSFHPEMIPSRLVIAMAAGRSTVPFPSLVEALFMELAIEILREASVRLPGPIGPTIGIVGALVVGEAAVSAGLVSPVMVIIVAVTTIGSFASPSYSAAIAIRMLRFPVMLLAGMFGLYGIMLFLIVITVHVSSIKSFGVPYMSPLSPLNLLGMRDLFFRAPHHLMRTRPGMFHVHDKVRMREDDKP, from the coding sequence TTGAGCCAGTTCTGGAAAGCGTGGCAAAAACGGAAGGACACCCTTCAAGCGAATACACTTCAAAAGCATGCTGACAAAAGTATGGAGAGCGTCTCCGATTTGCAGCTCACGACCGATGTGGAAGAGAATGTTTCCTTAATTCAGTTCCAATTAGGCAAATGTGATGATCTGGTTGTTCGGCGCTTTCAGAACAAGGAAGGAAAAGATTGTGTCCTCGTCTTTTTGGATGGAATGGTGGATCGTAACGTCATTAGTCAGTTCATTATTGCGTACATGACAACAGCTGACATGACGTACGAAGGTCCAGCAACCAACGAATTAGAAGCAACGGATCGGCTGAGACAGGTGGTTCGCAACATCCTGTCAGGAACAGCGGTATTGATGATTAACGGAAAGTGTCAGGCGTATTTGAACAATACACGAGGTTGGGATCGTAGAGGGGTGGAAGAGCCACAAACCGAGTCAGTCGTGCGTGGGCCACGCGATGGCTTTTCCGAAACGCTCTGTGTCAATTCAGCCCTCATCCGTTTTCGGCTCAAGGATCCCAACCTAAGGGTGCGCCATATGGTGGTTGGGCAGCGGACGCAGACGGATATTTACGTCATGTATATCGAAGGGTTGGCCCACCCGCCCATGATAGAAGAGATCATAAGTAGAATCGAAAAGGTCAACGTGGATTCAGTGCTAGAGAGTGGGTACATCGAACAAATGATTCAGGACCGCAGGTGGTCTCCTTTCCCACAAATTCAGAACACAGAGAGGCCGGATAAGGTAGTCGCCAACTTGTTGGAAGGAAAAGCAGGGATCTTGGTGGATGGAACACCTTTTGGTTTGATCGCTCCAGCCGTGTTCTCCCAGTTCTATCAAAGTCCAGAGGATTACTACGAGCGCTTTTACATCGCTACATTAATTCGCTTTATCCGCATCATCAGTATTTCGATCGCCCTGCTGCTACCTTCTCTCTATATCGCATTCAGCTCGTTTCACCCGGAGATGATTCCTTCCCGGCTTGTAATTGCGATGGCAGCTGGACGTTCTACGGTTCCTTTTCCTTCGCTAGTCGAAGCGTTATTCATGGAACTCGCGATCGAGATTTTGCGGGAAGCGAGTGTGCGCTTGCCTGGCCCCATTGGACCGACCATTGGGATCGTAGGTGCTTTGGTAGTCGGCGAAGCTGCTGTATCAGCGGGTCTCGTTAGCCCTGTCATGGTTATTATCGTGGCGGTTACGACGATCGGGTCGTTTGCATCACCGAGCTACAGTGCTGCTATTGCGATTCGTATGCTGAGGTTTCCGGTCATGCTGTTGGCGGGAATGTTCGGCCTCTACGGAATCATGTTGTTTTTAATCGTCATCACGGTCCATGTGTCATCGATCAAGTCGTTTGGAGTGCCTTACATGTCACCGTTGAGCCCGTTAAACTTGCTCGGCATGCGAGATTTGTTCTTTCGAGCCCCTCATCACTTAATGAGAACGCGGCCGGGCATGTTTCATGTTCACGATAAAGTACGTATGCGAGAGGATGATAAGCCGTGA
- a CDS encoding GerAB/ArcD/ProY family transporter, whose translation MSKQDEGSQIYTFSLWQQTSLITSTLIGVGVLTLPRTTTSRLFEAGWIAPILGSIWVFFSIWMIAALSRRFPGKTFIEYSPIIWGSAKRPRQGRWLSLPWMLSYLLFMYTSTGIVSRIFGEVVVTSVLLDTPLEVIIITMFLLAQILCMHEVEVVARVNELLFPLILFPILFIALASFQKAEWNNMFPLFRASGKSLFDGVYEAVYSFSGYEIMLIFFAYAHENNSKVRAGFYGIGIAMFVYTLIVLAGIVVFGFEELQRVTWPTLELVKTTQVPGLILERLESAFLAVWVAAVFTTVANAYYAFVYGLRQLFNKGIVFQRIVSALMFIPLFFIALWPQNIVEIFRVSSYLGFVSLALNLGVPILYWIILYMKGMVQGEKERKAGG comes from the coding sequence GTGAGCAAGCAGGACGAGGGCAGCCAAATCTATACGTTTTCCTTGTGGCAGCAGACGTCCCTGATTACAAGCACGTTGATTGGTGTAGGCGTGTTGACCTTGCCGCGGACGACTACCTCGAGACTATTTGAGGCTGGGTGGATTGCTCCTATTTTGGGATCCATCTGGGTCTTCTTTTCCATATGGATGATCGCTGCGCTCAGCCGTCGATTCCCCGGGAAGACGTTTATTGAATACAGTCCGATTATTTGGGGCTCGGCCAAGCGGCCTCGACAAGGGAGATGGCTTAGTCTTCCCTGGATGCTTAGCTATCTGCTATTTATGTACACCTCTACTGGGATTGTGTCGCGTATTTTTGGGGAAGTAGTCGTGACCTCTGTCCTGCTGGATACTCCCCTAGAAGTCATTATTATCACGATGTTTCTCCTGGCACAGATCCTCTGCATGCATGAAGTAGAGGTAGTAGCGAGGGTAAACGAGCTGTTGTTTCCCCTCATCTTGTTTCCTATTCTCTTTATTGCTCTTGCTTCCTTTCAAAAAGCAGAATGGAACAATATGTTCCCATTATTTCGAGCGTCGGGTAAGTCACTTTTCGATGGAGTGTATGAGGCTGTCTACTCGTTTTCTGGGTACGAAATCATGCTGATCTTCTTTGCTTACGCTCATGAGAACAATAGTAAGGTAAGGGCCGGCTTTTATGGAATCGGGATCGCCATGTTTGTCTATACGTTGATTGTATTGGCAGGCATCGTGGTGTTTGGTTTCGAGGAGCTACAACGGGTTACTTGGCCGACACTGGAGCTGGTAAAGACCACGCAGGTGCCAGGTCTGATCCTGGAAAGGTTGGAATCTGCGTTTTTAGCCGTTTGGGTAGCCGCCGTGTTTACTACGGTGGCTAATGCTTATTACGCTTTTGTCTATGGTTTGCGCCAACTCTTTAACAAAGGAATCGTGTTTCAGCGAATCGTTTCCGCACTCATGTTTATCCCCCTTTTCTTTATTGCTCTATGGCCGCAAAATATTGTGGAAATTTTTCGGGTCAGCTCTTACTTGGGATTCGTGAGCCTTGCTCTAAATTTAGGCGTGCCGATTCTTTACTGGATCATCCTGTATATGAAAGGGATGGTTCAGGGGGAAAAGGAGAGGAAAGCAGGTGGCTAA
- a CDS encoding Ger(x)C family spore germination protein has product MAKKWCQIATIVACITLLTGCWDRRELEERTSVLAVAVDIVEGREDLYKMTVQIPIAIKIAGSSGQGGGGNSNAVKIMSVTGRTITDAANNLQLRLNQKLFLGHTRVLAVSEEVARRGIQDIMDGYRREPQIRRLMWPIIVKGEAASLLKIKPLLAQIPVVFLMDLIENGAKMGTIPEQTLGDYFNQTSNKSMEPFLNYVQASETEVRWKGIAVFRGHKMVGAINDIQSWSLLQLRNKQRGGDVIIPLPGTKNGFVTFRPHFVKTKLDLHEGHNNERKQQSDHSATFYCELQGDIVEVTENLKIPPEEFIKKMQALVKKEMEARAKKLFTQLQKDYNSDILKLGLALRAHHYRDYWEKHDWNKDFKNFPVNAIYTIKIRRLGMEMQ; this is encoded by the coding sequence GTGGCTAAAAAATGGTGCCAGATAGCCACGATCGTGGCTTGTATTACACTGTTAACAGGATGCTGGGACAGACGGGAATTAGAGGAACGTACTTCAGTGCTCGCAGTCGCGGTGGATATCGTTGAGGGCAGAGAAGATTTATACAAGATGACAGTGCAAATCCCGATCGCGATCAAAATCGCTGGTAGTAGTGGTCAAGGTGGGGGTGGTAATTCGAATGCTGTCAAAATCATGAGTGTGACAGGTAGAACGATCACGGATGCGGCGAATAATCTGCAGCTGAGGTTGAATCAGAAGCTATTTCTAGGCCATACGCGTGTCCTAGCCGTCAGTGAAGAGGTGGCGAGAAGAGGCATTCAGGATATTATGGATGGTTATCGTCGGGAGCCGCAAATCCGACGGTTGATGTGGCCCATTATTGTGAAGGGAGAGGCTGCTTCTCTCCTCAAGATCAAACCTCTATTGGCACAGATTCCCGTTGTGTTTTTGATGGACTTGATCGAGAACGGTGCCAAGATGGGTACAATTCCTGAACAGACACTTGGCGACTATTTTAACCAGACATCAAACAAATCAATGGAACCCTTTTTGAATTACGTTCAGGCAAGTGAGACGGAAGTGCGCTGGAAAGGGATCGCGGTATTTCGGGGTCACAAAATGGTAGGAGCGATCAACGATATCCAATCCTGGTCGTTGCTGCAGCTGCGAAATAAGCAGCGTGGTGGGGATGTCATCATTCCTTTGCCAGGCACGAAGAATGGTTTCGTGACCTTTCGTCCGCATTTTGTAAAAACCAAGCTGGATTTACATGAAGGGCACAATAATGAGCGAAAGCAGCAGAGTGACCATTCAGCGACCTTTTATTGTGAACTGCAGGGAGATATCGTGGAGGTAACGGAAAACTTGAAGATTCCACCCGAGGAATTCATCAAGAAAATGCAAGCATTGGTCAAAAAGGAAATGGAAGCTCGGGCGAAAAAGCTCTTCACGCAGCTGCAAAAGGATTACAACAGCGACATCCTGAAACTGGGGCTTGCACTACGCGCCCATCATTACCGCGACTACTGGGAGAAGCACGACTGGAACAAGGATTTTAAGAACTTCCCAGTCAATGCTATCTATACGATCAAGATTCGTCGCTTAGGGATGGAGATGCAATAG